From a region of the Odocoileus virginianus isolate 20LAN1187 ecotype Illinois chromosome 1, Ovbor_1.2, whole genome shotgun sequence genome:
- the ZMIZ2 gene encoding zinc finger MIZ domain-containing protein 2 isoform X1, giving the protein MNPMNPMKPALPPAPHSDGPFAYEAVPWQQSATQPAGSLSVVTTVWGVGNAAQSQVLGNPMGPAGSPPGSSVMPGMAGGSSALSSPQCLGQQAFGEGGANKGYVPQGVYGRGGYPGGPGFTTGYAGGPGGPGSLGLPSHSARPSTDFTQAAAAAAVAAAAATATATATATVAALQEKQSQELSQYGAMGAGQSFNSQFLQHSGPRGPSVPSSMNPASVGGLMGPSSMSPMGMNPTRAAGMAPLYSGQRLPQQGYPGPPQAQPLPRQGVKRAYSGEVYPGQQYLPGGQYTPGATQYAPGPGQPPAPSSYPGHRLPLQQGTSASLSTASPAGPHFKSSPRVSSRPCSEAGGSPTHMRFSLLQPAEQFNGQGASFNGGSISYSQPGLSGPARSIPGYPSSPLPGSPTPPMTPGSSIPYMSTSQEVKSPFLPDLKPSVSNLHPSPPGSGPCDELRLTFPVRDGVVLEPFRLQHNLAVSNHAFQLRDSVYKTLMLRPDLELQFKCYHHEDRQMNTNWPASVQVSVNATPLTIERGDNKTSHKPLYLKHVCQPGRNTIQITVTACCCSHLFVLQLVHRPSVRSVLQGLLKKRLLPAEHCITKIKRNFSSGTIPGTPGPNGEDGVEQTAIKVALKCPITFRRIQLPARGHDCRHIQCFDLESYLQLNCERGTWRCPVCNKTALLEGLEVDQYMLGILIYIQNSDYEEITIDPTCSWKPVPVKPDLHVKEEPDGPVLKRCRTVSPAHMLMPSVMEMIAALGPGATPFTPLQPPSAPAPGDYSSQGSSFLGPGTFPESFPPTTPSTPTLTEFTPGPPPVSYQSDIPSNLLTPEKSGPCLPGQMAPAGHLDPAHNPGPPGLHAPNLGGPPGPQLHHPNPPPTSRPALGPVNSGPLSELAFSAATGMMGHPVSGAGEAPEPALDVVCEPEPVHKRQLLPELTNPDELLSYLGPPDLPTNSNDDLLSLFENN; this is encoded by the exons ATGAACCCCATGAACCCCATGAAACCTGCCCTGCCCCCCGCACCACACAG TGATGGTCCATTCGCATATGAGGCGGTGCCTTGGCAACAGAGTGCCACTCAGCCAGCAGGATCGCTGTCTGTGGTCACAACCGTGTGGGGAGTCGGCAACGCAGCACAGAGCCAG GTTTTGGGGAACCCCATGGGCCCTGCAGGGAGCCCCCCCGGCAGCTCCGTGATGCCCGGCATGGCAGGTGGCAGCTCTGCCCTGAGCTCCCCACAGTGCCTTGGACAGCAGGCGTTCGGTGAGGGTGGTGCCAACAAGGGCTACGTGCCGCAAGGGGTGTATGGCCGCGGGGGCTACCCCGGGGGCCCTGGCTTCACTACTGG GTATGCGGGCGGCCCAGGGGGCCCGGGGAGCCTGGGCCTCCCCTCACACTCAGCACGGCCATCCACTGACTTCACTCAAGCAGCGGCAGCTGCTGCAgtggctgctgctgccgccacGGCCACCGCCACAGCCACGGCCACTGTGGCCGCCCTCCAGGAGAAGCAGAGCCAGGAGCTGAGCCAGTACGGAGCG atGGGGGCCGGACAGTCTTTTAACAGCCAGTTCTTGCAGCACAGTGGTCCCCGAGGGCCCAGCGTGCCCAGCAGCATGAACCCGGCCAGCGTGGGAGGGCTGATGGGCCCCTCCAGCATGAGCCCCATGGGCATGAACCCCACCCGGGCAGCAGGCATGGCGCCCCTCTATTCAGGGCAGCGCCTGCCCCAGCAAGGGTACCCGGGCCCCCCCCAGGCCCAGCCGCTGCCCCGACAGGGTGTCAAGAGAGCCTACTCAGGCGAG GTGTACCCTGGGCAGCAGTACCTGCCAGGAGGCCAGTATACGCCTGGTGCCACCCAGTATGCCCCTGGCCCCGGGcagccccctgccccatcctcctACCCTGGGCACAGgctgcccctgcagcagggcaCAAGCGCATCCCTGTCCACCGCCAGCCCTGCGGGACCACACTTCAAG TCCTCTCCTAGGGTCAGTTCCAGGCCCTGCTCGGAGGCAGGCGGCAGCCCCACACACATGCGGTTTTCTCTCCTGCAGCCTGCAGAACAGTTCAACGGGCAGGGTGCCAGCTTCAACGGGGGCAGCATCAGCTACAGCCAGCCTGGCCTGAGTGGG CCCGCTCGTTCCATCCCTGGCTACCCCAGCTCCCCACTGCCCGGGAGCCCCACGCCACCCATGACCCCCGGCAGCAGCATCCCCTACATGTCTACCAGTCAGGAGGTCAAGTCTCCCTTCCTGCCTGACCTCAAGCCCAGTGTGAGCAACTTGCACCCATCGCCGCCTG GCAGTGGCCCCTGTGACGAGCTGCGGCTGACCTTCCCCGTGAGGGACGGGGTGGTCCTGGAGCCCTTCCGCCTGCAGCACAACCTGGCGGTGAGCAACCATGCCTTCCAGCTCCGAGACTCCGTctacaagaccctgatgctgag GCCTGACTTGGAGCTGCAGTTCAAGTGCTACCACCACGAGGACCGGCAGATGAACACCAACTGGCCGGCCTCGGTGCAGGTCAGTGTCAACGCCACCCCACTCACCATCGAGCGCGGCGACAACAAGACCTCCCACAAGCCCCTCTACCTGAAGCACGTGTGCCAGCCGGGCCGCAACACCATCCAAATCACCGTCACCGCCTGCTGCTGC TCTCACCTCTTCGTGCTGCAGCTGGTGCATCGGCCGTCTGTCCGCTCCGTGCTGCAGGGCCTCCTCAAGAAGCGCCTCCTGCCCGCCGAGCACTGCATCACCAAGA TAAAGCGGAACTTCAGCAGCGGAACCATTCCTGGCACCCCAGGACCCAACGGAGAGGATGGGGTGGAGCAGACAGCCATCAAGGTGGCCCTCAAGTGCCCCATCACCTTCCGCAGGATCCAGCTCCCTGCCCGGGGCCACGACTGTCGCCACATACAG TGCTTTGACCTGGAGTCCTATTTACAGCTTAACTGTGAGCGAGGGACCTGGAGGTGCCCCGTGTGCAA CAAGACGGCGTTGCTGGAGGGCCTAGAGGTGGACCAGTACATGCTGGGCATCCTTATTTACATTCAGAA CTCTGACTATGAGGAGATCACCATCGACCCCACGTGCAGCTGGAAGCCAGTGCCAGTGAAGCCTGACTTGCATGTCAAGGAAGAGCCGGATGGGCCGGTGCTGAAGCGCTGCCGCACTGTGAGCCCTGCCCACATGCTCATGCCCAGTGTGATGGAGATGATCGCCGCCCTGGGCCCGGGTGCCACACCCTTCACCCCCCTGCAGCCCCCCTCAGCCCCGGCCCCTGGCGACTACTCCAGCCAGG GTTCCAGCTTCCTGGGACCCGGGACCTTCCCCGAATCCTTCCCACCCACCACACCCAGCACCCCAACCCTGACTGAGTTCACCCCAGGGCCACCGCCTGTCTCCTATCAGTCCGACATTCCCAGCAACCTCTTGACGCCAGAGAAGTCCggcccctgcctcccaggccAG ATGGCACCAGCAGGTCACCTGGACCCAGCCCATAACCCTGGGCCCCCGGGGCTGCACGCCCCTAACCTTGGAGGCCCCCCAGGGCCCCAGCTGCACCATCCAAACCCTCCCCCAACATCCCGGCCAGCTCTGGGCCCAGTGAACTCGGGGCCTCTCAGCGAGCTGGCCTTCAGTGCTGCCACAGGCATGATGGGGCACCCTGTGTCTGGGGCAGGGGAGGCCCCGGAACCGGCTCTGGAC GTGGTGTGCGAGCCAGAACCAGTGCATAAAAGACAG CTGCTTCCAGAACTGACTAACCCCGATGAGCTGCTGTCCTACCTGGGCCCACCCGACCTCCCCACGAACAGCAACGATGACCTGCTTTCTCTCTTCGAGAACAACTGA
- the ZMIZ2 gene encoding zinc finger MIZ domain-containing protein 2 isoform X5 — MNPMNPMKPALPPAPHSDGPFAYEAVPWQQSATQPAGSLSVVTTVWGVGNAAQSQVLGNPMGPAGSPPGSSVMPGMAGGSSALSSPQCLGQQAFGEGGANKGYVPQGVYGRGGYPGGPGFTTGYAGGPGGPGSLGLPSHSARPSTDFTQAAAAAAVAAAAATATATATATVAALQEKQSQELSQYGAMGAGQSFNSQFLQHSGPRGPSVPSSMNPASVGGLMGPSSMSPMGMNPTRAAGMAPLYSGQRLPQQGYPGPPQAQPLPRQGVKRAYSGEVYPGQQYLPGGQYTPGATQYAPGPGQPPAPSSYPGHRLPLQQGTSASLSTASPAGPHFKSSPRVSSRPCSEAGGSPTHMRFSLLQPAEQFNGQGASFNGGSISYSQPGLSGPARSIPGYPSSPLPGSPTPPMTPGSSIPYMSTSQEVKSPFLPDLKPSVSNLHPSPPGSGPCDELRLTFPVRDGVVLEPFRLQHNLAVSNHAFQLRDSVYKTLMLRPDLELQFKCYHHEDRQMNTNWPASVQVSVNATPLTIERGDNKTSHKPLYLKHVCQPGRNTIQITVTACCCSHLFVLQLVHRPSVRSVLQGLLKKRLLPAEHCITKIKRNFSSGTIPGTPGPNGEDGVEQTAIKVALKCPITFRRIQLPARGHDCRHIQCFDLESYLQLNCERGTWRCPVCNKTALLEGLEVDQYMLGILIYIQNSDYEEITIDPTCSWKPVPVKPDLHVKEEPDGPVLKRCRTVSPAHMLMPSVMEMIAALGPGATPFTPLQPPSAPAPGDYSSQASWQWHDHFPQQQREEMPFPK, encoded by the exons ATGAACCCCATGAACCCCATGAAACCTGCCCTGCCCCCCGCACCACACAG TGATGGTCCATTCGCATATGAGGCGGTGCCTTGGCAACAGAGTGCCACTCAGCCAGCAGGATCGCTGTCTGTGGTCACAACCGTGTGGGGAGTCGGCAACGCAGCACAGAGCCAG GTTTTGGGGAACCCCATGGGCCCTGCAGGGAGCCCCCCCGGCAGCTCCGTGATGCCCGGCATGGCAGGTGGCAGCTCTGCCCTGAGCTCCCCACAGTGCCTTGGACAGCAGGCGTTCGGTGAGGGTGGTGCCAACAAGGGCTACGTGCCGCAAGGGGTGTATGGCCGCGGGGGCTACCCCGGGGGCCCTGGCTTCACTACTGG GTATGCGGGCGGCCCAGGGGGCCCGGGGAGCCTGGGCCTCCCCTCACACTCAGCACGGCCATCCACTGACTTCACTCAAGCAGCGGCAGCTGCTGCAgtggctgctgctgccgccacGGCCACCGCCACAGCCACGGCCACTGTGGCCGCCCTCCAGGAGAAGCAGAGCCAGGAGCTGAGCCAGTACGGAGCG atGGGGGCCGGACAGTCTTTTAACAGCCAGTTCTTGCAGCACAGTGGTCCCCGAGGGCCCAGCGTGCCCAGCAGCATGAACCCGGCCAGCGTGGGAGGGCTGATGGGCCCCTCCAGCATGAGCCCCATGGGCATGAACCCCACCCGGGCAGCAGGCATGGCGCCCCTCTATTCAGGGCAGCGCCTGCCCCAGCAAGGGTACCCGGGCCCCCCCCAGGCCCAGCCGCTGCCCCGACAGGGTGTCAAGAGAGCCTACTCAGGCGAG GTGTACCCTGGGCAGCAGTACCTGCCAGGAGGCCAGTATACGCCTGGTGCCACCCAGTATGCCCCTGGCCCCGGGcagccccctgccccatcctcctACCCTGGGCACAGgctgcccctgcagcagggcaCAAGCGCATCCCTGTCCACCGCCAGCCCTGCGGGACCACACTTCAAG TCCTCTCCTAGGGTCAGTTCCAGGCCCTGCTCGGAGGCAGGCGGCAGCCCCACACACATGCGGTTTTCTCTCCTGCAGCCTGCAGAACAGTTCAACGGGCAGGGTGCCAGCTTCAACGGGGGCAGCATCAGCTACAGCCAGCCTGGCCTGAGTGGG CCCGCTCGTTCCATCCCTGGCTACCCCAGCTCCCCACTGCCCGGGAGCCCCACGCCACCCATGACCCCCGGCAGCAGCATCCCCTACATGTCTACCAGTCAGGAGGTCAAGTCTCCCTTCCTGCCTGACCTCAAGCCCAGTGTGAGCAACTTGCACCCATCGCCGCCTG GCAGTGGCCCCTGTGACGAGCTGCGGCTGACCTTCCCCGTGAGGGACGGGGTGGTCCTGGAGCCCTTCCGCCTGCAGCACAACCTGGCGGTGAGCAACCATGCCTTCCAGCTCCGAGACTCCGTctacaagaccctgatgctgag GCCTGACTTGGAGCTGCAGTTCAAGTGCTACCACCACGAGGACCGGCAGATGAACACCAACTGGCCGGCCTCGGTGCAGGTCAGTGTCAACGCCACCCCACTCACCATCGAGCGCGGCGACAACAAGACCTCCCACAAGCCCCTCTACCTGAAGCACGTGTGCCAGCCGGGCCGCAACACCATCCAAATCACCGTCACCGCCTGCTGCTGC TCTCACCTCTTCGTGCTGCAGCTGGTGCATCGGCCGTCTGTCCGCTCCGTGCTGCAGGGCCTCCTCAAGAAGCGCCTCCTGCCCGCCGAGCACTGCATCACCAAGA TAAAGCGGAACTTCAGCAGCGGAACCATTCCTGGCACCCCAGGACCCAACGGAGAGGATGGGGTGGAGCAGACAGCCATCAAGGTGGCCCTCAAGTGCCCCATCACCTTCCGCAGGATCCAGCTCCCTGCCCGGGGCCACGACTGTCGCCACATACAG TGCTTTGACCTGGAGTCCTATTTACAGCTTAACTGTGAGCGAGGGACCTGGAGGTGCCCCGTGTGCAA CAAGACGGCGTTGCTGGAGGGCCTAGAGGTGGACCAGTACATGCTGGGCATCCTTATTTACATTCAGAA CTCTGACTATGAGGAGATCACCATCGACCCCACGTGCAGCTGGAAGCCAGTGCCAGTGAAGCCTGACTTGCATGTCAAGGAAGAGCCGGATGGGCCGGTGCTGAAGCGCTGCCGCACTGTGAGCCCTGCCCACATGCTCATGCCCAGTGTGATGGAGATGATCGCCGCCCTGGGCCCGGGTGCCACACCCTTCACCCCCCTGCAGCCCCCCTCAGCCCCGGCCCCTGGCGACTACTCCAGCCAGG CCTCCTGGCAGTGGCATGACCACTTCCCCCAGCAGCAGCGAGAAGAAATGCCCTTTCCCAAGTAG
- the ZMIZ2 gene encoding zinc finger MIZ domain-containing protein 2 isoform X2, whose translation MNPMNPMKPALPPAPHSDGPFAYEAVPWQQSATQPAGSLSVVTTVWGVGNAAQSQVLGNPMGPAGSPPGSSVMPGMAGGSSALSSPQCLGQQAFGEGGANKGYVPQGVYGRGGYPGGPGFTTGYAGGPGGPGSLGLPSHSARPSTDFTQAAAAAAVAAAAATATATATATVAALQEKQSQELSQYGAMGAGQSFNSQFLQHSGPRGPSVPSSMNPASVGGLMGPSSMSPMGMNPTRAAGMAPLYSGQRLPQQGYPGPPQAQPLPRQGVKRAYSGEVYPGQQYLPGGQYTPGATQYAPGPGQPPAPSSYPGHRLPLQQGTSASLSTASPAGPHFKSSPRVSSRPCSEAGGSPTHMRFSLLQPAEQFNGQGASFNGGSISYSQPGLSGPARSIPGYPSSPLPGSPTPPMTPGSSIPYMSTSQEVKSPFLPDLKPSVSNLHPSPPGSGPCDELRLTFPVRDGVVLEPFRLQHNLAVSNHAFQLRDSVYKTLMLRPDLELQFKCYHHEDRQMNTNWPASVQVSVNATPLTIERGDNKTSHKPLYLKHVCQPGRNTIQITVTACCCSHLFVLQLVHRPSVRSVLQGLLKKRLLPAEHCITKIKRNFSSGTIPGTPGPNGEDGVEQTAIKVALKCPITFRRIQLPARGHDCRHIQCFDLESYLQLNCERGTWRCPVCNKTALLEGLEVDQYMLGILIYIQNSDYEEITIDPTCSWKPVPVKPDLHVKEEPDGPVLKRCRTVSPAHMLMPSVMEMIAALGPGATPFTPLQPPSAPAPGDYSSQGSSFLGPGTFPESFPPTTPSTPTLTEFTPGPPPVSYQSDIPSNLLTPEKSGPCLPGQMAPAGHLDPAHNPGPPGLHAPNLGGPPGPQLHHPNPPPTSRPALGPVNSGPLSELAFSAATGMMGHPVSGAGEAPEPALDLLPELTNPDELLSYLGPPDLPTNSNDDLLSLFENN comes from the exons ATGAACCCCATGAACCCCATGAAACCTGCCCTGCCCCCCGCACCACACAG TGATGGTCCATTCGCATATGAGGCGGTGCCTTGGCAACAGAGTGCCACTCAGCCAGCAGGATCGCTGTCTGTGGTCACAACCGTGTGGGGAGTCGGCAACGCAGCACAGAGCCAG GTTTTGGGGAACCCCATGGGCCCTGCAGGGAGCCCCCCCGGCAGCTCCGTGATGCCCGGCATGGCAGGTGGCAGCTCTGCCCTGAGCTCCCCACAGTGCCTTGGACAGCAGGCGTTCGGTGAGGGTGGTGCCAACAAGGGCTACGTGCCGCAAGGGGTGTATGGCCGCGGGGGCTACCCCGGGGGCCCTGGCTTCACTACTGG GTATGCGGGCGGCCCAGGGGGCCCGGGGAGCCTGGGCCTCCCCTCACACTCAGCACGGCCATCCACTGACTTCACTCAAGCAGCGGCAGCTGCTGCAgtggctgctgctgccgccacGGCCACCGCCACAGCCACGGCCACTGTGGCCGCCCTCCAGGAGAAGCAGAGCCAGGAGCTGAGCCAGTACGGAGCG atGGGGGCCGGACAGTCTTTTAACAGCCAGTTCTTGCAGCACAGTGGTCCCCGAGGGCCCAGCGTGCCCAGCAGCATGAACCCGGCCAGCGTGGGAGGGCTGATGGGCCCCTCCAGCATGAGCCCCATGGGCATGAACCCCACCCGGGCAGCAGGCATGGCGCCCCTCTATTCAGGGCAGCGCCTGCCCCAGCAAGGGTACCCGGGCCCCCCCCAGGCCCAGCCGCTGCCCCGACAGGGTGTCAAGAGAGCCTACTCAGGCGAG GTGTACCCTGGGCAGCAGTACCTGCCAGGAGGCCAGTATACGCCTGGTGCCACCCAGTATGCCCCTGGCCCCGGGcagccccctgccccatcctcctACCCTGGGCACAGgctgcccctgcagcagggcaCAAGCGCATCCCTGTCCACCGCCAGCCCTGCGGGACCACACTTCAAG TCCTCTCCTAGGGTCAGTTCCAGGCCCTGCTCGGAGGCAGGCGGCAGCCCCACACACATGCGGTTTTCTCTCCTGCAGCCTGCAGAACAGTTCAACGGGCAGGGTGCCAGCTTCAACGGGGGCAGCATCAGCTACAGCCAGCCTGGCCTGAGTGGG CCCGCTCGTTCCATCCCTGGCTACCCCAGCTCCCCACTGCCCGGGAGCCCCACGCCACCCATGACCCCCGGCAGCAGCATCCCCTACATGTCTACCAGTCAGGAGGTCAAGTCTCCCTTCCTGCCTGACCTCAAGCCCAGTGTGAGCAACTTGCACCCATCGCCGCCTG GCAGTGGCCCCTGTGACGAGCTGCGGCTGACCTTCCCCGTGAGGGACGGGGTGGTCCTGGAGCCCTTCCGCCTGCAGCACAACCTGGCGGTGAGCAACCATGCCTTCCAGCTCCGAGACTCCGTctacaagaccctgatgctgag GCCTGACTTGGAGCTGCAGTTCAAGTGCTACCACCACGAGGACCGGCAGATGAACACCAACTGGCCGGCCTCGGTGCAGGTCAGTGTCAACGCCACCCCACTCACCATCGAGCGCGGCGACAACAAGACCTCCCACAAGCCCCTCTACCTGAAGCACGTGTGCCAGCCGGGCCGCAACACCATCCAAATCACCGTCACCGCCTGCTGCTGC TCTCACCTCTTCGTGCTGCAGCTGGTGCATCGGCCGTCTGTCCGCTCCGTGCTGCAGGGCCTCCTCAAGAAGCGCCTCCTGCCCGCCGAGCACTGCATCACCAAGA TAAAGCGGAACTTCAGCAGCGGAACCATTCCTGGCACCCCAGGACCCAACGGAGAGGATGGGGTGGAGCAGACAGCCATCAAGGTGGCCCTCAAGTGCCCCATCACCTTCCGCAGGATCCAGCTCCCTGCCCGGGGCCACGACTGTCGCCACATACAG TGCTTTGACCTGGAGTCCTATTTACAGCTTAACTGTGAGCGAGGGACCTGGAGGTGCCCCGTGTGCAA CAAGACGGCGTTGCTGGAGGGCCTAGAGGTGGACCAGTACATGCTGGGCATCCTTATTTACATTCAGAA CTCTGACTATGAGGAGATCACCATCGACCCCACGTGCAGCTGGAAGCCAGTGCCAGTGAAGCCTGACTTGCATGTCAAGGAAGAGCCGGATGGGCCGGTGCTGAAGCGCTGCCGCACTGTGAGCCCTGCCCACATGCTCATGCCCAGTGTGATGGAGATGATCGCCGCCCTGGGCCCGGGTGCCACACCCTTCACCCCCCTGCAGCCCCCCTCAGCCCCGGCCCCTGGCGACTACTCCAGCCAGG GTTCCAGCTTCCTGGGACCCGGGACCTTCCCCGAATCCTTCCCACCCACCACACCCAGCACCCCAACCCTGACTGAGTTCACCCCAGGGCCACCGCCTGTCTCCTATCAGTCCGACATTCCCAGCAACCTCTTGACGCCAGAGAAGTCCggcccctgcctcccaggccAG ATGGCACCAGCAGGTCACCTGGACCCAGCCCATAACCCTGGGCCCCCGGGGCTGCACGCCCCTAACCTTGGAGGCCCCCCAGGGCCCCAGCTGCACCATCCAAACCCTCCCCCAACATCCCGGCCAGCTCTGGGCCCAGTGAACTCGGGGCCTCTCAGCGAGCTGGCCTTCAGTGCTGCCACAGGCATGATGGGGCACCCTGTGTCTGGGGCAGGGGAGGCCCCGGAACCGGCTCTGGAC CTGCTTCCAGAACTGACTAACCCCGATGAGCTGCTGTCCTACCTGGGCCCACCCGACCTCCCCACGAACAGCAACGATGACCTGCTTTCTCTCTTCGAGAACAACTGA
- the ZMIZ2 gene encoding zinc finger MIZ domain-containing protein 2 isoform X3, producing MNPMNPMKPALPPAPHSDGPFAYEAVPWQQSATQPAGSLSVVTTVWGVGNAAQSQVLGNPMGPAGSPPGSSVMPGMAGGSSALSSPQCLGQQAFGEGGANKGYVPQGVYGRGGYPGGPGFTTGYAGGPGGPGSLGLPSHSARPSTDFTQAAAAAAVAAAAATATATATATVAALQEKQSQELSQYGAMGAGQSFNSQFLQHSGPRGPSVPSSMNPASVGGLMGPSSMSPMGMNPTRAAGMAPLYSGQRLPQQGYPGPPQAQPLPRQGVKRAYSGEVYPGQQYLPGGQYTPGATQYAPGPGQPPAPSSYPGHRLPLQQGTSASLSTASPAGPHFKPAEQFNGQGASFNGGSISYSQPGLSGPARSIPGYPSSPLPGSPTPPMTPGSSIPYMSTSQEVKSPFLPDLKPSVSNLHPSPPGSGPCDELRLTFPVRDGVVLEPFRLQHNLAVSNHAFQLRDSVYKTLMLRPDLELQFKCYHHEDRQMNTNWPASVQVSVNATPLTIERGDNKTSHKPLYLKHVCQPGRNTIQITVTACCCSHLFVLQLVHRPSVRSVLQGLLKKRLLPAEHCITKIKRNFSSGTIPGTPGPNGEDGVEQTAIKVALKCPITFRRIQLPARGHDCRHIQCFDLESYLQLNCERGTWRCPVCNKTALLEGLEVDQYMLGILIYIQNSDYEEITIDPTCSWKPVPVKPDLHVKEEPDGPVLKRCRTVSPAHMLMPSVMEMIAALGPGATPFTPLQPPSAPAPGDYSSQGSSFLGPGTFPESFPPTTPSTPTLTEFTPGPPPVSYQSDIPSNLLTPEKSGPCLPGQMAPAGHLDPAHNPGPPGLHAPNLGGPPGPQLHHPNPPPTSRPALGPVNSGPLSELAFSAATGMMGHPVSGAGEAPEPALDVVCEPEPVHKRQLLPELTNPDELLSYLGPPDLPTNSNDDLLSLFENN from the exons ATGAACCCCATGAACCCCATGAAACCTGCCCTGCCCCCCGCACCACACAG TGATGGTCCATTCGCATATGAGGCGGTGCCTTGGCAACAGAGTGCCACTCAGCCAGCAGGATCGCTGTCTGTGGTCACAACCGTGTGGGGAGTCGGCAACGCAGCACAGAGCCAG GTTTTGGGGAACCCCATGGGCCCTGCAGGGAGCCCCCCCGGCAGCTCCGTGATGCCCGGCATGGCAGGTGGCAGCTCTGCCCTGAGCTCCCCACAGTGCCTTGGACAGCAGGCGTTCGGTGAGGGTGGTGCCAACAAGGGCTACGTGCCGCAAGGGGTGTATGGCCGCGGGGGCTACCCCGGGGGCCCTGGCTTCACTACTGG GTATGCGGGCGGCCCAGGGGGCCCGGGGAGCCTGGGCCTCCCCTCACACTCAGCACGGCCATCCACTGACTTCACTCAAGCAGCGGCAGCTGCTGCAgtggctgctgctgccgccacGGCCACCGCCACAGCCACGGCCACTGTGGCCGCCCTCCAGGAGAAGCAGAGCCAGGAGCTGAGCCAGTACGGAGCG atGGGGGCCGGACAGTCTTTTAACAGCCAGTTCTTGCAGCACAGTGGTCCCCGAGGGCCCAGCGTGCCCAGCAGCATGAACCCGGCCAGCGTGGGAGGGCTGATGGGCCCCTCCAGCATGAGCCCCATGGGCATGAACCCCACCCGGGCAGCAGGCATGGCGCCCCTCTATTCAGGGCAGCGCCTGCCCCAGCAAGGGTACCCGGGCCCCCCCCAGGCCCAGCCGCTGCCCCGACAGGGTGTCAAGAGAGCCTACTCAGGCGAG GTGTACCCTGGGCAGCAGTACCTGCCAGGAGGCCAGTATACGCCTGGTGCCACCCAGTATGCCCCTGGCCCCGGGcagccccctgccccatcctcctACCCTGGGCACAGgctgcccctgcagcagggcaCAAGCGCATCCCTGTCCACCGCCAGCCCTGCGGGACCACACTTCAAG CCTGCAGAACAGTTCAACGGGCAGGGTGCCAGCTTCAACGGGGGCAGCATCAGCTACAGCCAGCCTGGCCTGAGTGGG CCCGCTCGTTCCATCCCTGGCTACCCCAGCTCCCCACTGCCCGGGAGCCCCACGCCACCCATGACCCCCGGCAGCAGCATCCCCTACATGTCTACCAGTCAGGAGGTCAAGTCTCCCTTCCTGCCTGACCTCAAGCCCAGTGTGAGCAACTTGCACCCATCGCCGCCTG GCAGTGGCCCCTGTGACGAGCTGCGGCTGACCTTCCCCGTGAGGGACGGGGTGGTCCTGGAGCCCTTCCGCCTGCAGCACAACCTGGCGGTGAGCAACCATGCCTTCCAGCTCCGAGACTCCGTctacaagaccctgatgctgag GCCTGACTTGGAGCTGCAGTTCAAGTGCTACCACCACGAGGACCGGCAGATGAACACCAACTGGCCGGCCTCGGTGCAGGTCAGTGTCAACGCCACCCCACTCACCATCGAGCGCGGCGACAACAAGACCTCCCACAAGCCCCTCTACCTGAAGCACGTGTGCCAGCCGGGCCGCAACACCATCCAAATCACCGTCACCGCCTGCTGCTGC TCTCACCTCTTCGTGCTGCAGCTGGTGCATCGGCCGTCTGTCCGCTCCGTGCTGCAGGGCCTCCTCAAGAAGCGCCTCCTGCCCGCCGAGCACTGCATCACCAAGA TAAAGCGGAACTTCAGCAGCGGAACCATTCCTGGCACCCCAGGACCCAACGGAGAGGATGGGGTGGAGCAGACAGCCATCAAGGTGGCCCTCAAGTGCCCCATCACCTTCCGCAGGATCCAGCTCCCTGCCCGGGGCCACGACTGTCGCCACATACAG TGCTTTGACCTGGAGTCCTATTTACAGCTTAACTGTGAGCGAGGGACCTGGAGGTGCCCCGTGTGCAA CAAGACGGCGTTGCTGGAGGGCCTAGAGGTGGACCAGTACATGCTGGGCATCCTTATTTACATTCAGAA CTCTGACTATGAGGAGATCACCATCGACCCCACGTGCAGCTGGAAGCCAGTGCCAGTGAAGCCTGACTTGCATGTCAAGGAAGAGCCGGATGGGCCGGTGCTGAAGCGCTGCCGCACTGTGAGCCCTGCCCACATGCTCATGCCCAGTGTGATGGAGATGATCGCCGCCCTGGGCCCGGGTGCCACACCCTTCACCCCCCTGCAGCCCCCCTCAGCCCCGGCCCCTGGCGACTACTCCAGCCAGG GTTCCAGCTTCCTGGGACCCGGGACCTTCCCCGAATCCTTCCCACCCACCACACCCAGCACCCCAACCCTGACTGAGTTCACCCCAGGGCCACCGCCTGTCTCCTATCAGTCCGACATTCCCAGCAACCTCTTGACGCCAGAGAAGTCCggcccctgcctcccaggccAG ATGGCACCAGCAGGTCACCTGGACCCAGCCCATAACCCTGGGCCCCCGGGGCTGCACGCCCCTAACCTTGGAGGCCCCCCAGGGCCCCAGCTGCACCATCCAAACCCTCCCCCAACATCCCGGCCAGCTCTGGGCCCAGTGAACTCGGGGCCTCTCAGCGAGCTGGCCTTCAGTGCTGCCACAGGCATGATGGGGCACCCTGTGTCTGGGGCAGGGGAGGCCCCGGAACCGGCTCTGGAC GTGGTGTGCGAGCCAGAACCAGTGCATAAAAGACAG CTGCTTCCAGAACTGACTAACCCCGATGAGCTGCTGTCCTACCTGGGCCCACCCGACCTCCCCACGAACAGCAACGATGACCTGCTTTCTCTCTTCGAGAACAACTGA